ATAGCATCTTGCTTGATAGCTTGGGGGTAGGTGCGCATTGGATGCGGAGCTCATAGAACGAGCGCAGGGCGGCGACCGGGAGGCCTTCGGGCAACTGGTCTCGCGCCATTATGATTTCGTCCATGCGGCGGCATGGCGGTGGTCGGGCAGTTCCACCGACGCGGACGATATTGCCCAGGAGGTCTGCGTCAAACTCGGCGCAGCCATTCGCGGCTTTCGGGGCGCCAGCCGCTTTAGGACATGGCTCTATACGCTGACGCTCAACGCGGCCCGCGACCATAGGCGGAAGCTTGCGCGAGAAGAGCAGACATTTCGCGCTTTCGCCGCCGAACCGCCGCAGGATGCGCCGGGCGGAAACGACGACGATGTATCGAGCGAACTATGGGCGGCCGTGCGTGCCTTGCCGGAACGGCAATGCGACGCCGTGCTGCTCGTCTATGGCGAAGGCCTCAGCCATTCCGCCGCCGCCGATATCATGGGCTGTTCGGAAACGACCGTGTCCTGGCAGGTGCATGAGGCGCGCAAAAGGCTGAAGGCGATGCTCGGCAAGGAAGAGGTATGACCGTGGACAAGGAACTTGAAAAGCTCTCCCGCCTCACCCCGCCGGCAGCCGATCCGGAGGCGCGCGCACGCGCCCTTGCCGCAGCGATGCAGGCCTTCGACGGTGCAGGAAATAATGCAACGGCAGCCCAAGGAAATGCGAAAGGCTGGCGTCAAAGCTCCATCATCAACTGGATATGGAGCCCAGCCGTGAACAAGAAATTCCTCGCCGGATCAGCGCTTGCGACGCTGCTTGTCATTCCCGCCGCCGGTTATCTCACCATCGAGCTATCCCGCAACGGATCGCCGATCATCGACCAGACTGAGATTGCCGGCAATCTTTCGCAGAATGGGACGTCGAAACCGGCCGAACCGGCAGGCAAGCCTGCAGACCCAGTTGCGGCTGCGCCTCAACTTCCTGAGGCAGCGACCGAAGAGAACAAACTGGCTCGATCGTCAGCGGCCGGCAACGCCCAAGCGTTGCAGGACGCGGAGCAGCAAGCTGCCGCGAAACCCAAGGCGCCGCAGGCCGCTGAATTCGATGCTGATGAAATGTCGACTCTTCTGAACAAGTCGGACGGTTCCGCCACGGCGCTTGGAGGAGCCAAACGCTCCGTGACTGCTGCACCCGGCATCGCCCCCCTGCAGCAGCCAGCCGAACCGATGACCGCCGTCGCCCCCTCGCCTGCTCCGCCGGCGGACGGACGTGTCCAGCTTCAGCTCGATTCCAACCGCGAGCGTTTTGCCAATGCCGCGGCAAATCCGATCAAGAGTGTTGCGACCGATCCGGTCTCGACCTTCTCCGCCGATGTCGACAGCGCATCCTATTCCTTCGTCCGCCGATCGTTGACGGGCGGGACCATGCCCGATCCGCAATCGGTTCGCGTCGAGGAGATGATCAATTATTTCCCCTATGACTGGCCCGGTCCCGATAAGGCCGAGCAGCCCTTCAAGGCGACCGTGACGGTGATGCCGACACCGTGGAGCCACGACACGGAATTGATGCATGTGGCGATCAAGGGTTATGACATCGCGCCGGCGACCGCGCCGCACGCCAATCTGGTCTTCCTGATCGACGTCTCGGGCTCGATGGACGAGCCGGACAAGCTGCCGCTGCTGAAAAGCGCCTTCCGCCTTCTGGTCAACCGGCTGAAGGCTGACGATACCGTCTCGATCGTCACCTATGCCGGCAATGCCGGGACCGTGCTTCAGCCGACGCGCGTGATGGAGAAGTCAAAGATCCTCTCGGCAATCGACAGGCTGGAAGCTGGAGGTTCGACCGGCGGCGCCGAGGGCATCGAGGCGGCCTACGACCTTGCCAAACAGGCATTCGTCAAGGACGGCGTCAACCGGGTGATGCTGGCGACGGACGGCGACTTCAATGTCGGCCCGTCGAGCGATGAGGATTTGAAGCGCATCATCGAGGAAAAACGCAAGGACGGCATCTTCCTCACAGTTCTCGGCTTCGGACGCGGCAATCTCAACGACTCGTTGATGCAGACGCTGGCGCAGAACGGCAATGGCAGCGCCGCCTATATCGATACCTTGGCGGAGGCCCAGAAGACGCTGGTCGAAGAAGCCGGCTCGACGCTGTTTCCGATCGCCAAGGACGTCAAATTCCAGGTGGAGTTCAATCCGGAACGGATCGCCGAATACCGGCTGATCGGCTACGAGACGCGCGCGCTCAACCGCGAGGATTTCAACAATGACCGTGTCGACGCCGGCGATATCGGCTCCGGCCACAGCGTCACGGCAATCTATGAGATCACGCCCAAGGGAAGCCCTGCGGTCATGAATGACGACCTGCGTTATGGCGCAGCCGACAAGGCGCCGGCACAGGCCTCCGACAGCGCTCATGGCGGCGAGCTTGCCTTCGTCAAGATGCGCTACAAGCGGCCGGGCGAGGACAAGAGCGCTCTCATCACAACCCCTGTCGGTGACGGCAACGTGGTCGCCGCCGTCGACGCAGCGCCTCAGGATGTCCGCTTCTCGGTGGCCGTCGCCGCCTTCGGCCAGAAACTGAGCCGCAGCGCCGCCCTCGATGCCTATTCCTATCAGGCGATTGGCGATCTCGCGGCGGCATCACGGGGCACAGATCCCTTCGGCTACAGATCAGATTTCCTCGGGCTAGTCCGGCTGGCGGATGGCCTCAGTCAGCGATAAATGGATAAGCAGCGCAAAGGAGAGGCCGCCCGGAAAGGCGGCCTCTCCTGCTGGGTGTTTAGCCGGGTCTCGACCCGTTGGCAGTAAGATAGACAGCATAGAGAGATGTGGTTGCGGTGATGAAGAGGCGGTTCAGTTTCTCACCGCCGAAAGCGACATTGGAGACGATCTCGGGAATATGGATCTTGCCGATCAGGGTGCCATCCGGATCGTAAGTGTGCACACCGTCGCCGGCGCTCGTCCAGATCGTTCCCTTCCGGTCGACACGAAAGCCGTCGAAAAAGCCCGAGGTGCATTCGGCGAAAATACCGAGATCCGTCAGCTTTCCATCATCGGATACAGCGAGCTTTCGTATATGGCGCGGACCGCCTGATAGATGCGTACCTCCGGTGTCGGCGATATAGAGCAGCTTTTCGTCAGGGGAGAAAGCCAGCCCGTTCGGCTTGACGAAATCGGACGTCATCTGGTCTGTCGTGCCCGTTGCCGGGTCATGCCGGTAGACGTGGCATCCGCCGATTTCCTCTTCGCCGTAGTCGCCTTCATAGTCGTGAAGGATGCCGTAGCTCGGGTCGGTGAACCAGATCGTTCCATCGGATTTGACGGTGACGTCGTTTGGAGAGTTGAGCCGCTTTCCGGCAATTCGGTCGGCCAGAATGCTGATCTGGCCATTGAAGTCGGTTCGGGTGACGCGACGCGTCAGATGCTCGCAGGTGATGAGCCGGCCCTGAGTGTCGACGGTATTGCCGTTCGAATTGTCGCTGGGCGCGCGGAAGACTGACGTATGGCCGCTGGTATGGTCGTAGCGCATCATTCGGTTATTGGGGATATCCGAGAAAACCAGATAACGCCCGGCGGCAAACCAGGCTGGCCCCTCCAGCCAGCGGCCGCCGGTCCAAAGCCGCTCGACGCGTGCGTGACCGACGAAGCAGCTTTCAAAGCGCGGGTCGAGAACCTCAAAACCTGTACCGTCAATTTCCCCGAACATCTGTTCCTCCGTTACTCTTTAGTGTTATCGATATCATAATGTCGCGTTTTGCAGGCTTCGTACAGCCATCCGACCTGCCGTCATTCCTGTGCTTTGCAGCAGGAACCCGGGTTTTTGCCGGGAGAAGTGGCGCATTCTTCTGAAAATATCGATTGTGCGATGATAGCGATAACTTTATCGTGTCTGGATTGTCGAGCGCAGGAAGCGTGTTTGAAAGCGGAGACCAGTGAAAAACGAGGATGAGCCGAAAGACAAGCGTCTGAAGCCGGGAGACGCTCAAAAGCTGACGATGGCGGAGGTTGCCAAATATGTCGGCGTATCCGCTATGACCGTTTCGCGGGCCTTCCGCCAGGATGCAAGCGTTTCCGAGGAGACGCGAAAGCGCATCATGGAAGCTGTCGACGCGCTCGGCTACGTGCTCGACCTGTCGGCCGGCAGTCTTTCGTCAAGGCGCAGCGGCTTCATCGCCGCGCTGGTGCCCTCCATCAACAATTCGAATTTTTCCGACACCGCGCGCGGCATTACCGATGCGCTGCAGAATACCGGCCTTCAGCTTCTTCTCGGCTATACCGACTATGCGGCGGAGAAAGAAGAAGAGCTGATCGAGGCGATGCTGCGCCGTCGCCCTGAAGGCATTATCCTGACCGGTGGTTCGCACACGGCGCGGGCCCGGCGGATGCTTGCAAAAGCCGGCATTCCTGTTGTCGAGACCTGGGAGCTTCCGGAAGACCCGATCAATCATGTCGTCGGCTTTTCCAACAGCGAGGCGATGGCCCTGCTGGTGCGGGCGCTCGCCGGCCAGGGATACCGGAAGTTCGGCTATATCGGCGGAACGACGGCACGTGATACGCGTGGCAGCCAGCGGCGAAGCGGTTTCCAGAAGGCTGTCGAAGAACTCGGCCTGGGACCGGGACGGATGATTTCCTTCGGCGTACCG
The Rhizobium leguminosarum DNA segment above includes these coding regions:
- a CDS encoding RNA polymerase sigma factor: MDAELIERAQGGDREAFGQLVSRHYDFVHAAAWRWSGSSTDADDIAQEVCVKLGAAIRGFRGASRFRTWLYTLTLNAARDHRRKLAREEQTFRAFAAEPPQDAPGGNDDDVSSELWAAVRALPERQCDAVLLVYGEGLSHSAAADIMGCSETTVSWQVHEARKRLKAMLGKEEV
- a CDS encoding vWA domain-containing protein, with amino-acid sequence MTVDKELEKLSRLTPPAADPEARARALAAAMQAFDGAGNNATAAQGNAKGWRQSSIINWIWSPAVNKKFLAGSALATLLVIPAAGYLTIELSRNGSPIIDQTEIAGNLSQNGTSKPAEPAGKPADPVAAAPQLPEAATEENKLARSSAAGNAQALQDAEQQAAAKPKAPQAAEFDADEMSTLLNKSDGSATALGGAKRSVTAAPGIAPLQQPAEPMTAVAPSPAPPADGRVQLQLDSNRERFANAAANPIKSVATDPVSTFSADVDSASYSFVRRSLTGGTMPDPQSVRVEEMINYFPYDWPGPDKAEQPFKATVTVMPTPWSHDTELMHVAIKGYDIAPATAPHANLVFLIDVSGSMDEPDKLPLLKSAFRLLVNRLKADDTVSIVTYAGNAGTVLQPTRVMEKSKILSAIDRLEAGGSTGGAEGIEAAYDLAKQAFVKDGVNRVMLATDGDFNVGPSSDEDLKRIIEEKRKDGIFLTVLGFGRGNLNDSLMQTLAQNGNGSAAYIDTLAEAQKTLVEEAGSTLFPIAKDVKFQVEFNPERIAEYRLIGYETRALNREDFNNDRVDAGDIGSGHSVTAIYEITPKGSPAVMNDDLRYGAADKAPAQASDSAHGGELAFVKMRYKRPGEDKSALITTPVGDGNVVAAVDAAPQDVRFSVAVAAFGQKLSRSAALDAYSYQAIGDLAAASRGTDPFGYRSDFLGLVRLADGLSQR
- a CDS encoding SMP-30/gluconolactonase/LRE family protein; the encoded protein is MFGEIDGTGFEVLDPRFESCFVGHARVERLWTGGRWLEGPAWFAAGRYLVFSDIPNNRMMRYDHTSGHTSVFRAPSDNSNGNTVDTQGRLITCEHLTRRVTRTDFNGQISILADRIAGKRLNSPNDVTVKSDGTIWFTDPSYGILHDYEGDYGEEEIGGCHVYRHDPATGTTDQMTSDFVKPNGLAFSPDEKLLYIADTGGTHLSGGPRHIRKLAVSDDGKLTDLGIFAECTSGFFDGFRVDRKGTIWTSAGDGVHTYDPDGTLIGKIHIPEIVSNVAFGGEKLNRLFITATTSLYAVYLTANGSRPG
- a CDS encoding LacI family DNA-binding transcriptional regulator, whose protein sequence is MKNEDEPKDKRLKPGDAQKLTMAEVAKYVGVSAMTVSRAFRQDASVSEETRKRIMEAVDALGYVLDLSAGSLSSRRSGFIAALVPSINNSNFSDTARGITDALQNTGLQLLLGYTDYAAEKEEELIEAMLRRRPEGIILTGGSHTARARRMLAKAGIPVVETWELPEDPINHVVGFSNSEAMALLVRALAGQGYRKFGYIGGTTARDTRGSQRRSGFQKAVEELGLGPGRMISFGVPPITMEQGGQAIVSLLERWPDTEVVLCVSDLSAFGAIMECKRRGMKVPGDIAIAGFGDYEISSICHPSITTINVDCYGIGRQAAARLLDALQGSGEATGDEITLTGYRVVLRESTGRSATL